The uncultured Mailhella sp. genome segment TCCCATGTCCATAGAAAAAGCCAAAGCACACCTCCGCCGCTGGAACCGCGACCGCGACGTGCAGGAACACGAGCTCTCCAGCGCCACCGTCGATCTCGCCGCCCGCGCTCTCGGCGTCGAAGCCTGCCGCATCGCCAAAACCCTTTCCTTCCTGAACGGCGAGCGCACCATCCTGCTCGTGACCGCCGGAGACGCCCGCGTGGACAGCTCACGCTTCAAGAAAACCTTCGGCGTGAAAAAGGTCAAAATGGTTCCCGCCGAAGAGGTCGAAGCGCGCACCGGCCACGCCGTGGGCGGCGTATGCCCCTTCGGCGTTCCGGACTCCGCAGACGTGTTTCTCGACGAATCCCTGCGCCGCTTCGACACCGTGTTCCCCGCCTGCGGCAGCGACAACAGCAGCATCGAACTCTCCCCCGCCGACCTCGAAACCTGTTCCTGCTCCCGCGGATGGGTGGATGTGTGCTCCGGCTGGCGCTAATTTCTCCTTTTGTCTTTCCCGCCCCTTGACAAAGGCCCGGAACACGTCATAGTCAAGCTGTGGAGAAAGGCGGAAACATGATGAAA includes the following:
- a CDS encoding YbaK/EbsC family protein, whose product is MSIEKAKAHLRRWNRDRDVQEHELSSATVDLAARALGVEACRIAKTLSFLNGERTILLVTAGDARVDSSRFKKTFGVKKVKMVPAEEVEARTGHAVGGVCPFGVPDSADVFLDESLRRFDTVFPACGSDNSSIELSPADLETCSCSRGWVDVCSGWR